In a genomic window of Chaetodon trifascialis isolate fChaTrf1 chromosome 8, fChaTrf1.hap1, whole genome shotgun sequence:
- the ubiad1 gene encoding ubiA prenyltransferase domain-containing protein 1, with protein sequence MAAEHKQSRAETFVLAGSNGQNGQQRETGMSALASHSPGTNHMSSMARVSSHVRHKCAAYVLALRPWSFSASLTPVALGSALAYKLDGSVDLVILMVCAVAVLVVHGAGNLVNTYYDFSKGIDHKKSDDRTLVDEILAPQDVVMFGALLYSLGCLCATLLYFLSTLRLEHLALIYFGGLSSSFLYTGGIGLKYVALGDVVILITFGPLAVMFAHAVQVGYLSVLPLVYAVPLALNTEAILHSNNTRDMDSDKQAGIVTLAILIGPTLSYVLYNLLLFVPYVLFCILATRYTISMALPLLTLPMAFPLEKQFRSRCYAKIPQKTAKLNLLMGLFYVFGIILAPPGSLPLL encoded by the exons ATGGCCGCAGAGCACAAACAGAGCAGGGCGGAAACATTTGTGCTGGCTGGATCAAATGGTCAGAATGGCCAGCAGAGGGAGACTGGTATGAGTGCCTTGGCCAGTCACTCTCCAGGCACTAACCACATGTCAAGTATGGCCCGCGTTTCCTCACATGTGAGGCATAAGTGTGCGGCCTACGTGCTAGCGCTGAGACCATGGAGCTTCAGTGCCTCGCTCACGCCGGTGGCCCTCGGCAGCGCCTTGGCGTACAAACTGGATGGCTCTGTGGACTTGGTCATCCTGATGGTGTGCGCAGTGGCCGTCCTCGTGGTCCACGGGGCAGGCAACCTTGTGAACACTTACTATGACTTCTCCAAAGGGATTGACCACAAGAAGAGTGATGACAGGACTCTCGTGGATGAAATCTTGGCTCCGCAGGATGTTGTTATGTTTGGAGCATTGTTATATTCTTTGGGGTGCTTGTGTGCCACTTTGCTCTACTTCCTGTCTACACTTAGACTGGAGCACCTAGCCCTTATTTACTTCGGGGGACTCTCAAGCTCTTTTTTATACACTGGAG GCATCGGCCTCAAGTACGTGGCCCTGGGAGACGTGGTGATCCTCATCACCTTCGGCCCGCTGGCTGTCATGTTTGCACACGCGGTGCAGGTTGGCTACCTGTCCGTTCTGCCACTGGTCTACGCTGTCCCGCTGGCCCTCAACACAGAAGCCATCCtccacagcaacaacaccaGGGACATGGACTCCGACAAGCAAGCGGGCATTGTCACCCTGGCCATTCTCATTGGGCCCACGCTGTCCTATGTCCTCTACAACCTCCTGCTTTTCGTCCCCTACGTGCTCTTTTGCATCCTCGCCACCCGTTACACCATCAGCATGGCGCTGCCTCTGCTTACGCTGCCTATGGCCTTCCCCCTGGAGAAGCAGTTCCGCAGCCGATGCTACGCCAAGATCCCCCAGAAGACGGCCAAGCTTAACCTCCTCATGGGACTTTTCTACGTGTTCGGGATCATTctggcacctcctggcagctTGCCGTTACTGTGA